The Streptomyces achromogenes DNA segment CGCTGGCCCTGTACCGGCACGAAAGCAAGAGCCTGACCCGCCGACACTGGCGCTACCTCCATGATCGCACCAACGGCAGCATCGCCGGTCTCCACGCCCTCATCCGCCGCAGCGCCGTACGCGCCGTTCAGCAGGGCACCGAGGCCATCACGCGGGAGATCATGGACTCCATCGTCCTGTCGTATGCTCATGAACGCGCCTACGCCAGGGTCGTCGAACTGCAGTCCCGCTCGTCAGCGAAGAGCGGGAGCGAGCAGAACAAGAAGCCTCCGGCAGCAGACGGAAGTGCCTGAAGAGGCCTGTACCGCCTGATGTGGCGCCTGTTACAGGCGTACTGGCACGCTCTGCGTGTGCCCACGTCGTTGCGTCGTCTCGCCCTGGTGCCAGAGCCGTATCCCGGCGAGTCCCTGCTCAGCTGGGTCGACGCGCTCGCCTGGCTGAACCAGATCAGCCGACTGCAGGCGGTGTGTTTCGCGGCCTTCATCCGCCCTGGTGGCTCCATGTACCGGCCCAGTATGCGCTTCGTGGCCCATCTGCCGGCGGAGGTCGTGGCCCGTGTCCAGGTCACCACCGGACTGTCCGCCGGGCAGCTGCGTCGGATGACCCTCATGCATTACGCCGACGGTGCTCTGCCCTCACCGCCCTCTTCTACACACCGGCGGGCTGTCGCCGCATGGCTGAACCGCCTGATGCTCGCGCAGCCTGTCCGCTCGCGTGCGTGCCCGGCCTGTCTGCGGGAGAACGGCGGTCGCTGGCTGCTGCGTTGGCGTCTGATCTGGTCCTTCGCCTGTGTACGCCACCGCGTTTTCCTGCTCAGCGCCTGCCGCGGCTGCGGCAAAGGCCTGCACCAGGTGCTTCCCGGACCAGGAAGCCCCGTTGTGTGCGGCCAGGCCGACTGGAACCGTCCGGGATACGTCTGCCGGCGCTCCATCTGGCGCATGCGTCCTCCCCGGCTGTCCGACGCGCATCTCCTTGAATGTCAGCGCCGTCTCGATGATCTCGTCGACCATCCCCACCGTCCGGGGAGCAAAGACATACTGCGGACGCTGCACCTGGCGCTGGAGGACATCAGGGGCGGCTACGACTTTGCCCCGTCACTACCGGACACCGACGCCGTGCTCCATCGGCGGTGGCACGGCCACGGCGGTGCCTTGTCGTATCTGGACGATCCCGTGCTCACCGCAGCACTCATCAAGATCGCAACGGTGGGCGGCCTCGGCGCCTCTCAAGATGCCTGCGCTCAGGTGGACAGGGCCTCGTGGTCGACCGACGGCTTCCCTCGGACGACCAGCGACGTCCTGCCGGTCAACCGCTTCGGTGGAACGTGCCGCGCCATCGGCTGCCTAGCCTGGGTACCGCCCGGACAAGGAGTCATAGGGCATACGAAGGCCGGACCATCGGTCCTGTGCTCCACGCACGTCGATCGCGCCACCATGCCGGACAGTTACGACTCCGTGCCCCGTCGCGTCGCCGAGGTCTTCTCACCAAGCATGCCGTGACTCGCTGAGCTGCAGCCTGGACCGCACTAATTTGTCGTTCTGTTAACTGGAGGCACGGAAATATGCTTGTCCGACAGCACGCTGCGGGCGGCGACGCGTACGAGAGCGGAGAGCGCGGCAGGCGACCCGTTTTCCAGCGTCCAGGCCAGCGGTGGATGGTAAGGCTGCCCCTGGCTCTCGTACACGGCACGCACGACGCTGCTCTCCATCCCGTCAAGCATGCCGCTCACCGTCTTCCGGCTTGCAGCGTCCTGGACGATTCCGGACATGCGTTGGAGCAGGCGGCGCGACTCTTCATTGTGTGAGGGGTCTGCGGGTGTGAGGAGAGCGGAGACACGGCGTTGGATGTGGACAGCCTCCTCGTCCTCTACGGGGATTGCCGCGATCTCCGGCACCGGGAATCCGCAGACTTTGGCACCCAAGCGGCTCCGGCCACGACCTTGGCGCCCCAACGGCCGGGTGCAGTGTTCACGTTGCCCGGCACCGGTCGCCTCATGACGCCAGTACAGCCGCAGATGGCAGCGCGGGCAGCGATCCGCCAAGTACACGAGGTGATCCGCGCACAGAAAGGTCCACTTCAACCGCCAGCTGAGCAACCACCGGCCGCCCGAC contains these protein-coding regions:
- a CDS encoding TniQ family protein: MRRLALVPEPYPGESLLSWVDALAWLNQISRLQAVCFAAFIRPGGSMYRPSMRFVAHLPAEVVARVQVTTGLSAGQLRRMTLMHYADGALPSPPSSTHRRAVAAWLNRLMLAQPVRSRACPACLRENGGRWLLRWRLIWSFACVRHRVFLLSACRGCGKGLHQVLPGPGSPVVCGQADWNRPGYVCRRSIWRMRPPRLSDAHLLECQRRLDDLVDHPHRPGSKDILRTLHLALEDIRGGYDFAPSLPDTDAVLHRRWHGHGGALSYLDDPVLTAALIKIATVGGLGASQDACAQVDRASWSTDGFPRTTSDVLPVNRFGGTCRAIGCLAWVPPGQGVIGHTKAGPSVLCSTHVDRATMPDSYDSVPRRVAEVFSPSMP
- a CDS encoding TniQ family protein, with the protein product MVEAERVRRLGVVPSPFAGESFLSWVDTLAVTLRLSRAAALKELGLPGSATFSTSQIHLRPEELEGVCRRTGLRPAQVRRMLFAFYAPTALPQFTSDIGRSWHVSNPWLRRDHSAACPLCVQTSGGRWLLSWRLKWTFLCADHLVYLADRCPRCHLRLYWRHEATGAGQREHCTRPLGRQGRGRSRLGAKVCGFPVPEIAAIPVEDEEAVHIQRRVSALLTPADPSHNEESRRLLQRMSGIVQDAASRKTVSGMLDGMESSVVRAVYESQGQPYHPPLAWTLENGSPAALSALVRVAARSVLSDKHISVPPVNRTTN